A stretch of Hoplias malabaricus isolate fHopMal1 chromosome 10, fHopMal1.hap1, whole genome shotgun sequence DNA encodes these proteins:
- the LOC136709050 gene encoding carcinoembryonic antigen-related cell adhesion molecule 20-like, whose product MDWVLLTTLTIALLTDPMCGVVILGPEDVLIEDISSANLSCVGNDPFITAEWTKDDQVLSPSNRVQFSADNTSVLIRPVKRSDSGQYSCTLSSGVSSGMANYSMTVYYGPDVQIVGGKKVEDGSDIVLFCSIDSLPAATISWIVNGEIFGHSLLLISEKINKTHSGTYTCSAFNNVTGVTSSTELFLTVTDKDCDSGLGPGEAAGITVAVIAVLGILAVGVYFLVMYVKNTSEPVCNLPKPKENKQSRKALSNSRVEEDNELKTTPFKHQQRTSVTPGAQYNRQEEPVYENKPHVPRHAKPRQLPHQKVNASPQKVPNQASSHKKHSSELVPPTLPLRKKRVSHTDPDIYCTTLEFT is encoded by the exons ATGGATTGGGTGTTACTAACCACTCTGACCATAGCCCTACTTACAG atccAATGTGTGGGGTAGTTATCCTCGGTCCTGAGGACGTTCTCATTGAAGATATAAGTTCTGCTAATCTCAGCTGTGTAGGAAACGACCCCTTTATTACTGCAGAATGGACCAAAGATGATCAGGTTCTGTCTCCTAGCAACAGAGTCCAGTTTTCAGCTGATAACACTTCAGTTCTGATCAGACCGGTAAAGAGATCTGACAGCGGTCAGTACAGCTGCACACTCAGCAGTGGAGTGAGCTCAGGCATGGCTAACTACAGCATGACTGTCTACT ATGGTCCAGATGTACAGATTGTGGGTGGAAAAAAAGTAGAAGATGGGTCAGATATTGTGCTTTTCTGCTCCATTGACTCTCTGCCTGCTGCTACTATTAGTTGGATAGTAAATGGTGAAATATTTGGACATTCTCTACTGTTAATTAGtgagaaaattaacaaaacacacagcGGGACCTACACCTGCTCTGCCTTTAACAATGTCACAGGAGTTACATCATCCACAGAGCTCTTTCTCACTGTCACAG atAAAGACTGTGACTCAGGTCTTGGTCCAGGTGAAGCAGCAGGTATTACAGTTGCTGTTATTGCTGTGCTGGGGATTTTGGCAGTGGGTGTATACTTCTTGGTAATGTATGTAAA AAATACGTCAGAGCCTGTGTGCAATTTACCAAAACCAA aggaaaacaaacagagcagaaAAGCATTGAGTAATTCAAGAGTGGAGGAGGATAATGAGCTGAAAACAACACCTTTCAAACACCAACAGCGGACCAGCGTCACACCTGGAGCACAGTACAACA GACAGGAAGAACCTGTGTATGAAAACAAACCTCATGTACCACGCCATGCA AAGCCACGACAACTTCCTCATCAAAAAGTCAACGCT aGCCCACAAAAAGTCCCAAACCAG GCTTCATCACACAAAAAACATTCCTCGGAACTTGTCCCACCAACTTTGCCCCTCCGCAAAAAACGTGTCTCCCACACA GACCCAGATATCTACTGCACCACATTGGAGTTCACATGA